Genomic segment of Streptomyces longhuiensis:
CGGAACCGGCGAGCGTGCTCCACGGAAAGGAAGGCATCACGGCCGAGACGGAACTGCCGCATCGCGCTTGGCTGATGCTGGCCTGGTGAACCGCCGGGCCGGACGTCGCCTCACTGAGGGCCGCCCGGCCCTCATGGCGCCGAAATTCACTTGATCCGCGTTCCTCGGGCGCAGAGGGTGCAGGCATGACGACGGAGCTTCGCCTGGAGGCGATCACCCCGGCCAACCTCGAGACCGCGACAGCCCTCGAGGTCCGGCCGGACCAGCACCACTTGGTCGCCCCCGTGGTGAAGTCCCTCGCCGAGGCCTACGTGCATCCCGGAGTGGCCTGGCCCCGGCTGATCGTGGACGGCGACCGGGCCGTCGGCTTCCTCATGGCCTTCTTCGACATCGACTTCGCCGGGGACGGTACGGGCGACGACGTGCGCTCCGGACTCTGGCGGCTGAACATCGCTGCCCAAGAACAGGGGCGGGGGTACGGCCGCTTCGCGGTCGAGTCCGTCGCGGACGAGATCCGGCGCCGCGGCGGAACCCGTCTCACGGTCACATGGCACCCCGGCGCGAGTGGCCCGGAAGGGTTCTACCTGGGGCTCGGGTTCCGGCCGACCGGCGAGACGAGCGGTGATCAGACGGTCGGA
This window contains:
- a CDS encoding GNAT family N-acetyltransferase; this translates as MTTELRLEAITPANLETATALEVRPDQHHLVAPVVKSLAEAYVHPGVAWPRLIVDGDRAVGFLMAFFDIDFAGDGTGDDVRSGLWRLNIAAQEQGRGYGRFAVESVADEIRRRGGTRLTVTWHPGASGPEGFYLGLGFRPTGETSGDQTVGELDLARQPAPGRSRTA